ATGCCGGAACTGTACGAAGTCTTCAATCCCCTGCCGTACGACGGCGCGCGAGACATGGAAGTCGAACTGGCGATCGGCTTGCGCGAAGCAGGGTATGGCGTGTGGCAGGCGTAATTTCGCAGGGCGAGACCCGCCGAAAAACGGGATGTGCTGGGCTTACTTGACGCCGAGTCCGCGCAAAATCGCGTTGCCTTCTGGCGTCAGGCGAATGTGTGATTCACCCGCATCCGTGGCGATGCTTTCGACGAGCCCGGCTTCCTGCAGCGTCGGAATCTCCGGCTTGGCGAACGCAGCCATAGGCGCGTGCAGCAACAGCAGCATCGTTGCAAGCTCATGCGGGCTGAGGAGCCGGCGGAGAATGGTCGTCTTTTTAGGCGGCGCTGCTTTCGCGGCGGCGGCTTGCGCGGATGCGGCCGGAGTGTCGGTCGCGATGCGCGTCGTCGGGTCGTTGCGGTCTTTGTAGTAATCCATCCTGGCACCTGGGTGGAACGCGGGTCAGTGTGAAGGACGAATACTGGCAGCGCAGACTTAAACGATTCTTAAGCCATCCGCCTTCGGGCGGCGGGAAGTTGTTACATCCAGTTACGCCGCCGCGTTTGCGAGCGGCCTCAGGGCGCGCATTCCTTGCTCGCGCTTTCGATCCATAGGTTCGACGTGTTGCGTTTGCCCGCGTAGTAGCGGAACGTCGTGCCGCCGTTGTCGGCGCGGACCTTGACGATGTTGGACTCGCCGAAATCGAGCATCTGGCCTTGCGGAATGGGCGTGGCCTTGACGGGCGTGTCGTGCTTCGCGGCGGCCTGGGTCATGCACTGGATGACGTCGTTGACGGGGCGATTCGTCATGTTGTCCTTCATCGGATCGCCGGCATCCGGGTTGTGAGACGCCTGATATTGCGCGCAAGCGGCGAGCAGCATCGGGATGGACAGGGTGACGGCTAGCTTCTTCATGAGTCTCCTTCTGGTTGGCGGTGGGCGCCGCACGAGGCGTCGGATGAGGGACGGGCTCGTCGATGCGGAACCGCAAAACGTTCGGGAAATTATATCGGTGCAAGCGGTGTGCCTGATTTTTTGCGGGCAATCAAGGTGGGGATTTCTTTTGCCGCTGGCGGTTTTATCGTTCAGCTTTGGTCTATTTGGTTAACTTACGTCTCTATGCTGTGTTCTGAATATGCGTATTTTTATATTAAAATAAAACTAACTAGATGGTACAAATGTAGTGAAAACCCCAAAAGACGCGCGTTGCGATGACGTGCAAACTTTGGCGCAGGTCGCGTCAGGTGCATCGGGAGCGGTTTTTGACGCGCTGTGTGGGGCACTATAGGGAGGGTTTTTTAGTCATGAGTTTTGCGTCGGTGCTGGTTTTGAATGGCCCCAATCTCAACTTGCTTGGCACGCGAGAGCCGACGATCTACGGCGCGGAAACGCTCGACGATGTTGCGCGTCGCTGCCGCGAGGCAGGACAAAGACTCGGTCTTGCGATTGATTTTCGGCAGTCGAATGCCGAGCATCAGTTGATCGAATGGCTTCACGAAGTGCGTACGACGCAGCAGGGGATTGTGTTTAATCCTGCGGCTTACACGCATACTTCGGTGGCGATTGCGGATGCGCTGTCGGCGATTGGAAAGCCAGTGATTGAGGTGCATATCTCTAATGTTCACAAACGTGAAGCGTTTCGGCATCACTCGTATGTGTCCGCTGTCGCGGATGGGGTTATTTGTGGGTGTGGTACTCAGGGATATGTGCTCGCTCTGGAAAGGATGGCGGAGATTTTGAAGTTGAGGTGATGCGCCTGCGCGGCGGTTTGGTTGTTGCCTTTGCGCTGGTGCTGCGAGGCGCGGGCGATGCCGGTTGGGGTTGTTGGCTTTTCTTCGCTGGCATCCGCGTATTGCCTTCGTGCTTCAAGCGTCGCCCCTGTGCGTTTGCCTTTTCGCTGGCATCCGCGTTATGACTCACCCCTTCAAGCGTTGCCCCTGTGCGGGGCGGCACCTACTTTTCTTTGCCGCCGCAAAGAAAAGTAGGCAAAAGAAAGCGGCTCACACCGCCAGCTCGTGTTCTTGTCCACGGGCCCCCAACGGCCCCACGCTTCACACGGCAACATCTTTGTTTGCGTGCGTTGCCAACGCTTCGAATGAGCGCCTCACCCGCTTCGAATACCCGTGCACGGGCAGGCGGCAGCGAATGGTTTGCGCCGCCCAGGTGGCAAACTGTGTGTAGGTTGTCGCGTCGTATAACCTTGCGCTCTTACAGGGTGGAACGCGTGCGCTATCGGTCCGGAGTGAGGCATGTGAGGCACTATGGCCTACACACAGTTTGCCACCTGGGCGGCGGTGGACTATCTGGCACGGCAGACTGTAATGCAGGTGCGTGAAGTAGGTGAGACGCACCGCAAGAGCGCTGGCAACGAACATCAGTCACGTGATTGCCGTGTGAAGCGTAAGACCCTTTGGGGGCCCTCAGGCAGGGAGAAATGTTGGCGGTGTGAGCCGCTTTCTTTTGCCTACTTTTCTTTGCGGCGGCAAAGAAAAGTAGGTGCCGCCCCGCACAGGCGACGCGTGAACATCAAACACCATAACGCGGATGCCAGCGAAAAGCCAAACGCACAGGTGCGACACATGAAGCACGGAGGCAAAGCGCGGATGCCAGCGAAAAGGCAAAAACCACCAAACCAGCGCTGCAAGCAAAACCAACTACCTCTTAACAAACCTCAAAGTAGCATCAACAATCATAGCGCGATGCCGCGCCCTAAGCCTTGAATGAGAGGGGTCCCGCCCAAACGCATTCCCAAACGTATGCCGATTGGCAATCCGATGAAAGCACAACGAACTGATCAACAGATGCAGATCAATCGGATCAATATCGTCACGAAAATCCCCTGAAGCAACTCCCCTCGCAAGAAGATCTTCAATAGTATGAATCACCGTCGCATTACGATTCTTGAAGGTCTTAACCTGCTCGATATACTTCGCACCGTGAATATTCTCGATCGTCACGAGACGCACGAAGTCGCGATGTTTATCATGATAGTCAAACGTAAACTCAACGAGACTACGCAGCCCGTCGACAGGGCTCATGTCGCTGACCTTCAGGTCCTGCTCAAGCGCGCGAATATCGCCATACACCTTCTCGAGCACGGCCTCATACAACCCTTCCTTGCTGCCGAAGTAGTAGTACAGCATGCGCTTCGTAGTGTTGGTGCGCTCCGCAATCGCGTCGACACGCGCACCCGTGAGTCCCATCGACGAAAACTCCTGCGTGGCCACCTCGAGGATGTTGCGCTTCGTCTCTTCGGGATCGTATTTGCGCCGTGGTTCGGAGGGTTCGTTCGGGGTCTCGTTATGCTCGGGCGCGATAGCTCGGCTTCCCTTTTTCATTGTGTGTTCCGGCGGCGATGACGTTTCATTCTAGCATGCCGAAATCACCCGCCAGCGCGGCCTGGCGGCATGTCCAGCATCGCTGGGCGCCCGTTCGGCCGCGCTGCCAGAAGGGCTCAGCCCGAGCGCCGCGAACGGTCCGCGAGCGCATCGCGCGTCTGCATCGCCGTGTATGTCAGCTGCGCAGCGGCGAGGCCCAGCGCACCGAACGTGTGCGTGAGGCCGAAGGCCGCGAACGCGTCAGGCACGGGCCGCTCGCCCGCGATCGCCGCCGCCAGCAGTTCGCCCGACACCGTGGTCGGCGCCATCCCATGTCCGCCGAAGCCGACCGCGTACCAGACGCCGTCCGCGCTCTGGCCGATCTGCGGCATCTTGTGCCGCGCGTAGCTCATCAGGCCGCCCCACGCATGGTCGACGCGCACGTCGCGCAACTGCGGATACACCTTCAGCAGATCGCGGCGCAGCAGCCGCGCAATCGCCTCGGGCTCGCGTTCCAGGATCGAGATGCGTCCGCCCCACAGAATGCGCGTGTCGGGCAATGGCCGGTAGTAGTCGAACGCGAAGCGCGTGTCGTAGACGGCGCTGCGGCAGTCGATGGCATCGGCGAGCCGCGCGCCGAGCGGCTCGGTCGCCATCACGTAGGTCGCAATCGGCAGGACGGCGCGCTCGACGCGTCGATAAACGTTGCGCGCATAGCCACCGCCCGCCATCACGACATGCCTGGCGTCGATCGATCCTTGCGCCGTCCCGACCACGAACCCGCCGCCTTGCCTGCGCAGCGACGCGACTGGCGACTGCTCGACGATCCGCACGCCGGCCGCTTCCGCCGCGCGCGCGACACCCAGCACGTACTTCAGCGGATGAAAGTGAAACGCATTGCGCTCGAACAGCCCGCCGTGATAGCGCGTGGTTTTCAGCCGCGCACCGAGTTCGGCGGCGCCGAGCGGCTCCCATTCGACGCCGAACGTTTCTTTCATCAGTCGGCGCTGGCCGTCGAGGCGCGACGGGTCGTCGAACCAGTTCGCGAGGATCACGCCCGCGTCCGTCGCGTCGCAGGCGATCGCGTAGCGCTCGATGCGCGCGCGCATCAGGTCGACGGCGTCGATCGTCAGCGCGTACAGTTCGCGCGCCCGCGCCGGGCCGAGAATCTTCAGCAGGTCCGCGCAGTCGAGACTGTAGCCGCCGAACACGAAACCGCCGTTGCGGCCCGACGCGCCATAGCCAACCTGGTTCGCTTCGACCACGACGACGTCGCGCACGCCGCGCTCGGCCAGTCCGAGCGCCGTCGACAGGCCCGCCAGCCCGCCGCCGACGATGCAGACGTTCGCGCTCAGGTTTCCGGCCAGTGCAGGGCGCACGGGCCGCTCGACGGTCGCTTCGTAGTAGCTTTGCATAGGGTTCAGGAGGCTGGGTCGTCGCCCGGAATCCGGCGGGCATGGGATGTTTGAAGTGCGCGGCGCCATGTTACTCAACTTCGCCCGGCCGTCGTATTCGGTATTCCAGGGAGGCCGCGCCGGCGGAAGGGCCGCGCGGAGGTTGCATCGGCATCGAAGCGGCGGCCGTCTTTACTGTTCCGCGGCGCGAAAAACGCGGCGCCAAGCGGCAAAAGATGCCGCCTCGTCGCGTCCGTGTGACGGCTGTGTTGCGTGCCGTACTCACCCAATCAAGTCGTTGCGTCACCTGACCCTCACAACCCGCTGTTACGCGTTAGACTGACATCAGTCGAGTTTAGTGTGGTCAGGCATCTGCAAGGAGACGCCGCCATGAATCGGCCACTACGGTTTCCGCTACGCGCAATCGGTACCACGTCCGCCTGGAAGTGGTTCAAGTGGCTCTTTTTTGCCTCGTTTCTGGTGGCCGTCGCCCTCGGCGTGCGCTTTGTCCAGATCGAAATGGACACGTCGCGCTTGCAGGCACGCTATCTGTCGGAGATGACGCGCGACGTCGGGTTTACCGTCTCCGAGGGCCCCAGCGACAACATCCGCTTTCCCACCGACGGCCCCTACGACATCCGCCTCGGCTACGCGCTTCTTCCAGCATTCGAACGCCGTTTGAAAGAACGCGGCTTCTCGGTCGCGTCGCAGGCGCGCGATTCGGAACGCATGGCGTCGCTCGCCGACGACGGCCTTTTCATTCCCTACGAAGAAAAGGACCAGGCGGGACTGATGCTGTATGACTCGACGGGCACGCGCCTGTTCGGCTCGCAGTATCCCGCGCGTGTGTATGACGATTTCGAGTCAGTGCCGCCGCTGGTGGTGTCGGCGCTGCTGTTCATCGAAGACCGCCATCTGCTCGACCCCGACCAGCCGAACCGCAATCCCGCCATCGACTGGGGACGCTTCAGCCGCGCGCTGATGGATCAGGGCCTGCGGGTCTTCAACCACGCCCAGGCGCAGCCCGGCGGCAGCACGCTCGCCACGCAGATCGAGAAGTTCCGCCATTCGCCCGGCGGCCGCACGGCGACGCCGAAGGAAAAGCTGCGGCAGATCGCGTCGGCGTCAGTGCGCGCGTATCTCGACGGCCCGCGCACGATGCCCGCGCGCGAGCAGATCGTCGTGCGCTATCTGAACTCGGTGCCGCTCGCCGCGCAGCCCGGCATCGGCGAGATCAACGGTATCGGCGACGGGCTCACGGCGTGGTACGGCCGCGATTTCGCCGAAGTTAACCGAGTGCTGAAAGCGCCGTCCACGCCCGACAATCTCGCCGAACAGGGCCTCGCGTTCCGTCAGGTGCTGTCGCTGATGATCGCGCAGCGCGGGCCGTCGCATTTCCTGCTGCGCAAGAACGACGATCTCAATGCTCTGACGGAAAGCTATCTGCGCCTGTTTGCCACGAATGGCGTGATTACTCCGCAACTGCGCGACGCCGCGCTGTCGCAACAACTCGTGCTGACGCGCGCGAAGCTCGCGCCGCCCGAAGGCTCGTTCGTCGAGCGCAAGGCGGTGACGTCGCTGCGCACGCATCTGCTATCGTCGCTTGGCGTGTCGACGCTGTACGACCTCGACCGGCTCGATGTGCGCGTCACGTCGACGATGAACAACAAGGTCCAGCAGGCCATCAGCGACCGGCTCGCCGCCGCGACGACGAAAGATGGTGCGCAGGCGGCCGGCCTCTATGGCTTCAACATGCTGCAACCGAAGGACGACCCGTCGAAGATCGCCCTCAGCTTCACGCTGTTCGAAAAGCGCGACGGCGCGAACCTGTTACGCGTGCAGACGGACAGCGTGAACCGTCCGTTCGATATCAACTCCGGCGCGCGCCTGAATCTCGGCTCGACGGCCAAGCTGCGTACGATCATCACGTATCTGCAGATCATGCAGGACCTGCATGCGCGCTATGGGCAAATGAGCGTCGAAGAACTGCGCGCCGTGAAGCCCGAGCGCGAAGACGCGTTGACGCGCTGGGCCGTCGATTACTTCATGCACACGAAGGACCAATCGCTTAGCGCGATGCTCGATGCGTCGGTCGAGCGCAAGTATTCGGCCAACGCAGGCGAAACCTTCTTTACGGGCGGCGGCGCGCAAACCTTCACGAACTTCGAGGCCGACGAGAACTCGCGCATCCTCACCGTACATCAGGCTTTCCAGCATTCGGTGAATCTCGTGTTCGTGCGGATGATGCGCGACATCGTCCACTACGAAACGATCAGGACGTCCGGCCCGTCGTCGCAATGGCTCGACGATCCCGCCACGCGCAACATGTATCTGACGCGCTTCGCGGATCAGGAAAGCCGCGTGTACATGAACCGCTTCTACACGAAGTATCACGGCAAGACGCAGGATGAGATGCTCGCGATCCTGCTGCGCGGCGTGCGCAAGTCGCCGCCCAAAATAGCGACCGTGCTGCGCAGCGTGCGGCCGGACGGATCGCAGGCCTGGTTCAACGACCAGATGCGCGCCGCGTTGAAGAACACGCCCAAAGCGAACCCGCCCGACGACGCGCTCGCGAAGCTCTACGAGAAGTACGCCATCGACAAGTTCAATCTGAACGACCGCGCGTATATTTCGAGCGTGCATCCGCTGGAGCTGTGGCTCGTCGACTATCTGCGCGAGCATCCCGACGCGAACGCGAACCAGGTGATGGATGCGAGCCGCGACGTGCGCGCGGATTCGTACAAGTGGCTCTTCAAGACGCGCTATCACGCGACGCAGGATCGGCGCATTCGCCGCATGGTCGAGCAGCATGCGTACGATGCGATTGCCAGATCATGGCAGGCGCTCGGCTATCCGTTCTCGCATCTGACGCCATCGTATGCGGCTGCGATCGGCGCATCGGGCGACCGGCCCGCGGCGCTCGCGCAGCTGATCGGCGTGATCGTGAACAAGGGCAATCAGGCGCCGACGCAAAGCCTGTCCGAACTCGAGTTCGCGAAGGGCACGCCGTACGAAACGCGCTTCGTGCCCGCGACGCCGCAGCCTACGGAAGCCATCTCGCCGGAGATCGCGCGGGTCGCGCAGACGCTGTTGCGCGACGTCGTCGCGGGCGGTACGGCGAGGCGTCTCGCGGGCGGCATCACGTTTCCGAACGGCAAGACGCTGGAGGTCTACGGCAAAACGGGGACGGGCGATCAACGCCTGAACATCTACGCGAAAGGGCGCAGGCTGATCGAGTCGCGCAAGGTCAATCGCACGGCGACCTTCGTATTCGCGATCGGCGACCGCTTCTTCGGCTCGCTGACGGCTGTCGTACACGAACCGTATGCGAAGCGCTACGACTTCACGAGCGCGCTGGCCGTGCAATTGCTGAAGTCGATGGCGCCCGAGTTGCAGCCGCTGCTCGACGAACCTGCTTCGAAAGACACGCCGAAAGTGGCTGCAAGCACGGGGCCGAAGGTTCAATAACTCACATCGGTGGCGGGCTTCAGGAAAAGTTCGTGCATCGGCGCGAAGTGCGCGTAGAGCGGCAGGATCGCGCCGCCCATCGCGCGCGCGTCGGAGCCGATCGTGCCTTCGAGCAATTGCGGGCGCACGATGCCTTCCCACTCGAATTTGTCGAGCACGCGCTCCGTGCGGCGAATGATCTCGCGCACCAGCTGCCGGTCCACTTCCCCGTCGATCACCACCGCTTCGAGATCGAGCAACGCCGCCGCGTTCGTCAATGCGCCCGCAATCGCGGGGCACGCGGTGTCGAGCCATTGCTCCGTGAGCCGCCACAGGTC
The Paraburkholderia hospita DNA segment above includes these coding regions:
- the aroQ gene encoding type II 3-dehydroquinate dehydratase — encoded protein: MSFASVLVLNGPNLNLLGTREPTIYGAETLDDVARRCREAGQRLGLAIDFRQSNAEHQLIEWLHEVRTTQQGIVFNPAAYTHTSVAIADALSAIGKPVIEVHISNVHKREAFRHHSYVSAVADGVICGCGTQGYVLALERMAEILKLR
- a CDS encoding TetR/AcrR family transcriptional regulator encodes the protein MKKGSRAIAPEHNETPNEPSEPRRKYDPEETKRNILEVATQEFSSMGLTGARVDAIAERTNTTKRMLYYYFGSKEGLYEAVLEKVYGDIRALEQDLKVSDMSPVDGLRSLVEFTFDYHDKHRDFVRLVTIENIHGAKYIEQVKTFKNRNATVIHTIEDLLARGVASGDFRDDIDPIDLHLLISSLCFHRIANRHTFGNAFGRDPSHSRLRARHRAMIVDATLRFVKR
- a CDS encoding NAD(P)/FAD-dependent oxidoreductase translates to MQSYYEATVERPVRPALAGNLSANVCIVGGGLAGLSTALGLAERGVRDVVVVEANQVGYGASGRNGGFVFGGYSLDCADLLKILGPARARELYALTIDAVDLMRARIERYAIACDATDAGVILANWFDDPSRLDGQRRLMKETFGVEWEPLGAAELGARLKTTRYHGGLFERNAFHFHPLKYVLGVARAAEAAGVRIVEQSPVASLRRQGGGFVVGTAQGSIDARHVVMAGGGYARNVYRRVERAVLPIATYVMATEPLGARLADAIDCRSAVYDTRFAFDYYRPLPDTRILWGGRISILEREPEAIARLLRRDLLKVYPQLRDVRVDHAWGGLMSYARHKMPQIGQSADGVWYAVGFGGHGMAPTTVSGELLAAAIAGERPVPDAFAAFGLTHTFGALGLAAAQLTYTAMQTRDALADRSRRSG
- a CDS encoding transglycosylase domain-containing protein codes for the protein MNRPLRFPLRAIGTTSAWKWFKWLFFASFLVAVALGVRFVQIEMDTSRLQARYLSEMTRDVGFTVSEGPSDNIRFPTDGPYDIRLGYALLPAFERRLKERGFSVASQARDSERMASLADDGLFIPYEEKDQAGLMLYDSTGTRLFGSQYPARVYDDFESVPPLVVSALLFIEDRHLLDPDQPNRNPAIDWGRFSRALMDQGLRVFNHAQAQPGGSTLATQIEKFRHSPGGRTATPKEKLRQIASASVRAYLDGPRTMPAREQIVVRYLNSVPLAAQPGIGEINGIGDGLTAWYGRDFAEVNRVLKAPSTPDNLAEQGLAFRQVLSLMIAQRGPSHFLLRKNDDLNALTESYLRLFATNGVITPQLRDAALSQQLVLTRAKLAPPEGSFVERKAVTSLRTHLLSSLGVSTLYDLDRLDVRVTSTMNNKVQQAISDRLAAATTKDGAQAAGLYGFNMLQPKDDPSKIALSFTLFEKRDGANLLRVQTDSVNRPFDINSGARLNLGSTAKLRTIITYLQIMQDLHARYGQMSVEELRAVKPEREDALTRWAVDYFMHTKDQSLSAMLDASVERKYSANAGETFFTGGGAQTFTNFEADENSRILTVHQAFQHSVNLVFVRMMRDIVHYETIRTSGPSSQWLDDPATRNMYLTRFADQESRVYMNRFYTKYHGKTQDEMLAILLRGVRKSPPKIATVLRSVRPDGSQAWFNDQMRAALKNTPKANPPDDALAKLYEKYAIDKFNLNDRAYISSVHPLELWLVDYLREHPDANANQVMDASRDVRADSYKWLFKTRYHATQDRRIRRMVEQHAYDAIARSWQALGYPFSHLTPSYAAAIGASGDRPAALAQLIGVIVNKGNQAPTQSLSELEFAKGTPYETRFVPATPQPTEAISPEIARVAQTLLRDVVAGGTARRLAGGITFPNGKTLEVYGKTGTGDQRLNIYAKGRRLIESRKVNRTATFVFAIGDRFFGSLTAVVHEPYAKRYDFTSALAVQLLKSMAPELQPLLDEPASKDTPKVAASTGPKVQ